The proteins below come from a single Rosa rugosa chromosome 2, drRosRugo1.1, whole genome shotgun sequence genomic window:
- the LOC133732815 gene encoding indole-3-acetate O-methyltransferase 1: MASNDMNIGESKNGKNGWKVEDNDGSNSKSQGDNVVVSNIKLERIFSMKGGKGEASYANNSQAQAIHARSMLHLLKETLDSVQLSSPDVPFVVVDLGCSSGSNTIYIVDVIIKHITKRYEASGIDPPEFSAFFSDLPSNDFNTLFQLLPPLANYGAGSMEECLAADNHRSYFAAGVPGSFYRRLFPSRSIDLFHSAFSLHWLSQVPESVVDKRSTAYNKGRVFIHGAEECTAKAYKKQYQTDLASFLRARSKEMKKGGSMFLVCLGRTSVDPTDQGGPGILFGTHFQDAWDDLLQEGLITCEKRDTFNIPVYASSLQDFKEVVEADGSFTINKLEIFKGGSPLVVNQPDDAAEVGRALANSCRSVAGVLVDAHIGEKLSGELFSRVEKRGTSHAKELLEKLQFYHIVASLSFS; this comes from the exons GGAGACAATGTTGTAGTCTCTAACATAAAGCTTGAGAGGATTTTTAGCATGAAAGGAGGCAAAGGAGAAGCCAGCTATGCCAACAATTCCCAAGCGCAG GCCATACATGCAAGATCTATGCTTCACCTTCTCAAAGAAACCCTAGACAGTGTTCAGCTGAGCTCCCCCGATGTTCCCTTTGTGGTTGTGGACTTGGGGTGCTCGAGCGGAAGCAACACCATCTACATCGTCGATGTGATCATCAAGCACATTACCAAGCGCTACGAGGCCTCCGGGATTGACCCGCCGGAGTTCTCAGCGTTTTTCTCCGACCTCCCTAGCAATGATTTCAACACTCTCTTCCAGCTCCTCCCTCCTCTGGCCAACTACGGGGCCGGGAGCATGGAGGAGTGCCTCGCCGCAGATAACCACCGCTCGTACTTTGCGGCCGGGGTTCCGGGTTCCTTTTACCGGAGGCTTTTCCCGTCCAGGTCCATTGACCTCTTTCACTCGGCGTTTTCCTTGCATTGGCTTTCTCAG GTGCCGGAGAGTGTGGTGGACAAGCGATCGACGGCGTACAACAAAGGGAGGGTGTTCATCCACGGCGCGGAGGAGTGCACGGCCAAGGCTTACAAGAAGCAGTATCAAACAGACCTAGCGAGCTTCCTGCGAGCAAGATCAAAGGAGATGAAGAAAGGTGGCTCCATGTTCCTTGTTTGCCTCGGCAGGACCTCCGTCGACCCCACCGACCAGGGTGGTCCCGGCATTCTCTTCGGGACCCACTTTCAGGATGCCTGGGACGATCTTCTCCAAGAG GGGCTTATCACTTGTGAGAAACGTGACACTTTCAACATTCCGGTATATGCATCAAGTTTACAAGACTTTAAGGAAGTTGTAGAAGCCGACGGCTCATTCACCATTAACAAGCTTGAGATTTTCAAAGGAGGGAGCCCCCTTGTGGTGAACCAGCCCGATGATGCAGCTGAAGTAGGTCGAGCCCTCGCCAACAGCTGCCGGAGTGTGGCTGGAGTCCTCGTCGATGCACACATCGGGGAGAAGCTCAGCGGTGAACTATTTTCACGAGTAGAAAAGAGAGGCACATCACATGCCAAAGAGCTGCTAGAGAAGCTACAATTCTATCACATAGTGGCTTCACTTTCTTTTTCATGA